In a single window of the Streptomyces sp. CGMCC 4.7035 genome:
- a CDS encoding MarR family winged helix-turn-helix transcriptional regulator — translation MDRDKDHKDFRDPVDAIIEQWAAVRPDLDTAAMEVFGRVYRLSREMGDRMDKAYARFGISRGEFDVLATLRRSGEPYTLSPRQLSATLMLTTGGMTGRLDKLERAGLLRRSPDPHDRRGLQVTLTEEGLRLIDEAVGAGLAVQTEALKTLNTQEAGQLADLLRKLLAGTVSSGPSS, via the coding sequence ATGGACAGGGACAAGGACCACAAGGACTTCAGGGATCCCGTCGACGCGATCATCGAGCAGTGGGCCGCCGTGCGACCCGACCTCGACACCGCCGCGATGGAGGTCTTCGGCCGCGTCTACCGGCTCTCACGGGAGATGGGCGACCGGATGGACAAGGCGTACGCGCGGTTCGGGATCTCGCGCGGGGAGTTCGATGTGCTGGCGACCCTGCGCCGCTCCGGGGAGCCGTACACGCTCTCGCCCCGCCAGCTCTCGGCGACCCTGATGCTCACCACGGGGGGCATGACCGGCCGCCTCGACAAACTGGAGCGGGCCGGACTGCTGCGCCGCTCACCGGACCCGCACGACCGGCGCGGGCTCCAGGTGACCCTCACGGAGGAGGGACTCCGGCTCATCGACGAGGCGGTGGGCGCCGGTCTCGCCGTCCAGACGGAGGCGCTGAAGACGCTGAACACCCAAGAGGCCGGCCAACTGGCCGACCTGCTGCGTAAGTTGCTCGCCGGTACGGTCAGCTCCGGCCCGTCCAGCTGA
- a CDS encoding FAD-dependent monooxygenase, which yields MTGKTRTTASGTGTGTDVIVVGSGPTGLLLAGDLATAGVPVTLVEKRPHKISNLSRAFVLHARTLEQLDARGLADDLEAKGQPLSDIRLFGRLSVGLDSLPSRFNHLLVLPQYEVEKALERRAVEAGVRFVYDTEVTGLSQDADGVTLHVRRAGDEPGELRAAHVVGADGMRSAVRQAIGLPFPGKSVIRSVVLADVRLDEKPEQVLTANAVGDAFCFIAPFGDGYYRVIGWHRGRNVPDGTPLDLDEVKEIARLALGRDYGMRDARWMSRFHSDERQAPAYRVGRVFLAGDAAHVHTPAGGQGMNTGMQDAANLSWKLAAVLRGHADPALLDTYQSERHPVGKAVLRSSGGIVRLAMAKHPWTLALRAALTTFLDHVGPARRRAAGRITGIGYAYAAPRGAHALVGKRIPDVTLTTGRLYEALRGGRFVLITPQPYEADGRKDRLTVEHWASGRRTTVLVRPDGYVAWAAEMPDTAQIEAALVSWTGRS from the coding sequence ATGACAGGCAAGACCCGCACCACCGCTTCCGGCACCGGCACCGGCACCGATGTCATCGTCGTCGGCTCCGGCCCCACCGGTCTCCTTCTCGCGGGTGATCTCGCCACCGCCGGCGTCCCCGTCACCCTCGTCGAGAAGCGCCCCCACAAGATCAGCAACCTCTCCCGCGCCTTCGTCCTGCACGCCCGCACCCTGGAGCAGCTCGACGCCCGCGGGCTCGCCGACGACCTGGAGGCGAAGGGGCAGCCCCTCTCCGACATCCGGCTCTTCGGCCGCCTCTCCGTCGGTCTCGACAGCCTTCCCTCGCGCTTCAACCACCTCCTCGTCCTCCCGCAGTACGAGGTGGAGAAGGCGCTGGAGCGACGTGCGGTCGAGGCCGGGGTGCGGTTCGTGTACGACACCGAGGTCACCGGGCTGAGCCAGGACGCCGACGGCGTGACGCTCCACGTCCGCCGCGCCGGCGACGAGCCCGGCGAACTGCGCGCCGCCCACGTCGTCGGCGCCGACGGCATGCGCAGCGCCGTGCGCCAGGCGATCGGCCTGCCCTTCCCCGGTAAGTCCGTCATCCGTTCCGTCGTCCTCGCCGACGTCCGCCTCGACGAGAAGCCCGAGCAGGTGCTGACCGCCAACGCCGTCGGCGACGCTTTCTGCTTCATCGCGCCCTTCGGGGACGGCTACTACCGGGTCATCGGCTGGCACCGCGGCCGCAACGTCCCCGACGGCACGCCGCTCGACCTCGACGAGGTCAAGGAGATCGCCCGCCTCGCGCTCGGCCGCGACTACGGCATGCGCGACGCCCGCTGGATGTCCCGCTTCCACAGTGACGAGCGTCAGGCGCCCGCGTACCGCGTCGGGCGGGTCTTCCTCGCCGGGGACGCCGCGCATGTGCACACCCCGGCCGGCGGCCAGGGCATGAACACCGGGATGCAGGACGCCGCGAACCTCTCCTGGAAGCTCGCCGCCGTCCTGCGCGGCCACGCCGACCCCGCACTCCTGGACACCTACCAGTCCGAGCGCCACCCCGTCGGCAAGGCGGTGCTGCGCAGCAGTGGCGGGATCGTCCGGCTCGCGATGGCCAAGCACCCCTGGACCCTGGCGCTGCGCGCCGCGCTGACGACCTTCCTCGACCATGTCGGCCCGGCCCGGCGGCGCGCGGCGGGCCGGATCACCGGCATCGGGTACGCGTACGCCGCTCCCCGCGGCGCCCACGCGCTGGTCGGCAAGCGCATCCCGGACGTCACACTCACCACCGGGCGGCTCTACGAGGCCCTGCGCGGTGGACGGTTCGTTCTCATCACCCCGCAGCCGTACGAGGCGGACGGCCGCAAGGACCGGCTGACGGTGGAGCACTGGGCGAGCGGGCGCCGTACGACCGTGCTCGTGCGCCCCGACGGATATGTCGCCTGGGCGGCCGAGATGCCGGACACCGCGCAGATCGAGGCGGCGCTGGTCAGCTGGACGGGCCGGAGCTGA
- a CDS encoding TetR/AcrR family transcriptional regulator encodes MPEKAPRRSDATRATILTAARERFASDGYERATIRAIAKDARIDPSMVMRYYGSKEGLFDAVLDVDLRMPDPRGLRRHDVGEVLVGHFLTLWEENHDPLTAMLRVGVTNPAGAERLQGIFRDQLLPVALHLCPDPEQAPARAGLIASQVLGMALTRYVLRFPPTVALAREEVVAWLAPTVQRYLTAPHP; translated from the coding sequence ATGCCCGAGAAAGCTCCCCGCCGCTCCGACGCCACCCGCGCCACGATCCTCACCGCCGCGCGTGAGCGCTTCGCCTCCGACGGCTACGAACGTGCCACGATCCGCGCGATCGCCAAGGACGCGCGGATCGATCCGTCCATGGTGATGCGCTACTACGGCTCGAAGGAGGGCCTCTTCGACGCCGTCCTGGACGTCGATCTGCGCATGCCCGACCCTCGGGGACTGCGCCGACACGACGTGGGCGAGGTCCTGGTGGGCCACTTCCTCACCCTCTGGGAGGAGAACCACGACCCGCTCACGGCGATGCTGCGCGTCGGCGTCACCAACCCCGCGGGGGCCGAGCGGCTCCAGGGGATCTTCCGGGACCAGCTGCTGCCGGTCGCACTGCACCTCTGCCCGGACCCCGAGCAGGCACCGGCCCGGGCCGGGCTCATCGCGTCGCAGGTGCTGGGGATGGCGCTCACACGGTACGTGCTGCGGTTCCCGCCGACCGTCGCCCTGGCCCGCGAGGAGGTCGTGGCCTGGCTGGCCCCGACGGTGCAGCGCTACCTCACGGCCCCGCATCCGTAG